In the genome of Myxococcaceae bacterium JPH2, one region contains:
- a CDS encoding nuclear transport factor 2 family protein: MHKRFLVVCCLSLLAACAPKRIPGTNISDTSETRAILQEMERYRAALEALDAKAIVALVSPKFHDDAGTESPEDDLTYANLLPHLQALFQKIKDPKVEMNVRRVEFSDNGDVAAAVYYWKASWRLPGLTPRADQDSELKQMVFQRVDGHWKIVSGI; encoded by the coding sequence ATGCACAAACGCTTCCTCGTCGTCTGCTGCCTGTCCCTGCTGGCCGCGTGCGCCCCGAAGCGCATCCCCGGCACCAACATCAGCGACACGTCCGAGACGCGCGCCATCCTGCAGGAGATGGAGCGCTACCGGGCCGCGCTCGAGGCGCTGGACGCCAAGGCGATCGTCGCGCTCGTGTCCCCGAAGTTCCACGATGACGCGGGCACCGAGAGCCCTGAGGACGACCTCACCTACGCCAACCTCCTGCCGCACCTCCAGGCCCTGTTCCAGAAGATCAAGGACCCGAAGGTGGAGATGAACGTGCGCCGCGTGGAGTTCAGCGACAATGGCGACGTGGCCGCCGCCGTCTACTACTGGAAGGCGAGCTGGCGCCTGCCGGGCCTGACGCCGCGCGCGGATCAGGACTCGGAGCTCAAGCAGATGGTCTTCCAGCGGGTGGATGGCCACTGGAAGATTGTCTCCGGCATCTGA
- a CDS encoding TldD/PmbA family protein, with product MSNYEQLAKKVVQRAKKKGAQQAEAFLEVGRQSSVRVREGQVEDLTEATSKGVGVRVIVKNRLGFAFTSDFTPAGLDRVADLAVQLAEAAAPNKLNGLPTRNELGKPVDPGPLFDPKVAGLAGDWKIRAALEAEKAGRDEDARVATFDSVSAGDFVTEVYLASSEGMTGSHSGTYVYIVAVPVASGGGQLQTGYWLDYKRFLDDLESPESIGREAARRAVRMLGARQVKTQQVPVLFDPLVAASFVGNLATAADGNAVHQKASVLASLKGKRLAGSHVTLVDDGLLARGLATTPFDGEGVPTRRTPILDQGVLTHFLYDAFTARKAKARTTGNAARGYNALPGIGTTNLYLEPGKRAPEELIREVDQGLYVTALLGHGADPVSGDLSAGATGLWIDKGELTHPVQEVTVAGNLLQMLTDLDAVASDLQFRGGPVGAPTVRFRQLTVSGA from the coding sequence ATGAGCAACTACGAGCAGCTCGCGAAGAAGGTCGTCCAGCGCGCGAAGAAGAAGGGCGCGCAGCAGGCCGAGGCATTCCTCGAGGTGGGCCGGCAGAGCAGCGTCCGCGTGCGAGAGGGCCAGGTGGAGGACCTCACCGAGGCCACCAGCAAGGGCGTGGGCGTCCGCGTCATCGTGAAGAACCGGCTCGGCTTCGCCTTCACGTCCGACTTCACGCCCGCGGGGTTGGACCGAGTCGCGGACCTCGCCGTGCAACTGGCCGAGGCCGCCGCGCCCAACAAGCTCAACGGGCTGCCCACCCGCAACGAGCTGGGCAAGCCCGTGGATCCAGGCCCCCTCTTCGACCCGAAGGTGGCGGGGCTCGCCGGCGACTGGAAGATTCGCGCGGCCCTCGAGGCCGAGAAGGCCGGGCGCGACGAGGACGCGCGCGTGGCCACGTTCGACTCGGTGTCCGCCGGTGACTTCGTGACGGAGGTCTACCTGGCCTCCAGCGAGGGCATGACGGGGAGCCACAGCGGCACCTACGTGTACATCGTCGCGGTGCCGGTGGCCTCGGGGGGGGGCCAGCTCCAGACGGGGTACTGGCTCGACTACAAGCGCTTCCTCGACGACCTGGAGTCGCCCGAGTCCATTGGCCGAGAGGCCGCGCGCCGAGCGGTGCGCATGCTGGGCGCCCGACAGGTCAAGACGCAGCAGGTGCCGGTGCTGTTCGATCCGCTGGTGGCCGCGTCCTTCGTGGGCAACCTCGCCACCGCGGCGGACGGAAACGCCGTGCACCAGAAGGCCAGCGTGCTGGCGTCGCTCAAGGGCAAGCGGCTGGCGGGTTCACATGTGACGCTGGTGGATGATGGGCTGCTCGCGCGCGGCCTTGCCACCACGCCGTTCGACGGCGAAGGCGTGCCCACGCGGCGCACGCCCATCCTGGACCAGGGCGTGCTCACCCACTTCCTCTACGACGCGTTCACGGCGCGCAAGGCCAAGGCGCGCACCACGGGCAACGCGGCGCGCGGCTACAACGCGCTGCCGGGCATCGGCACCACGAACCTCTACCTGGAGCCGGGCAAGCGCGCGCCCGAGGAGCTGATCCGCGAGGTGGATCAGGGCCTCTACGTGACGGCGCTCCTGGGACACGGCGCGGATCCCGTGTCCGGGGACCTGTCCGCGGGCGCCACCGGGCTGTGGATCGACAAGGGCGAGCTGACGCACCCCGTGCAGGAGGTCACCGTGGCCGGCAACCTGCTCCAGATGCTGACCGACCTGGACGCGGTGGCCAGCGACCTCCAGTTCCGAGGCGGCCCCGTGGGCGCGCCCACTGTCCGCTTCCGTCAGCTCACGGTCTCGGGCGCGTAG
- a CDS encoding DUF192 domain-containing protein, with protein sequence MTRSLRAVALGAALLGAPACQEAPAAPPPRPPAPRPASKDLAAEDYVMPALPRAAVRLKDAFGGVHRVEVEVAATADARTRGLMWRKALPAGQGMLFIFPEEEVQSFWMRNTLIPLDMLFINAERRVVGIIERAEPRTLTGRTVGVPGLYVLEVPGGWCQSVGVARGGTVEFEGLGGVRAEP encoded by the coding sequence ATGACGCGCTCGCTTCGTGCCGTGGCCCTGGGCGCCGCGTTGCTGGGCGCGCCGGCCTGCCAGGAAGCCCCGGCCGCGCCGCCGCCCCGGCCCCCAGCCCCGCGTCCCGCCTCGAAGGACCTCGCCGCGGAGGACTATGTGATGCCAGCGCTGCCGCGCGCAGCCGTGCGGCTGAAGGACGCCTTCGGGGGGGTGCACCGCGTGGAGGTGGAGGTGGCCGCCACGGCGGACGCCCGCACCCGTGGCCTCATGTGGCGCAAGGCGCTGCCCGCGGGCCAGGGCATGCTCTTCATCTTCCCGGAGGAAGAGGTCCAGAGCTTCTGGATGCGCAACACGCTCATCCCGTTGGACATGCTCTTCATCAATGCCGAGCGCCGCGTGGTGGGCATCATCGAGCGCGCCGAGCCGCGCACGCTCACGGGCCGCACGGTGGGCGTCCCGGGCCTGTACGTGCTGGAGGTTCCCGGAGGGTGGTGCCAGTCCGTGGGCGTGGCTCGCGGCGGCACCGTGGAGTTCGAAGGACTCGGCGGCGTGCGCGCTGAACCCTGA
- a CDS encoding tetratricopeptide repeat protein: protein MDTAGGKGRDGGPRRESLGSALAQIGVVAALLAGGVTYGVHRGQVRQETETHLRMARAAAQRDNPADLAVAMQQLDALFALNSDMRDAQALAADVQAEMWLEHRQPGADARARAHLERAEALDSRSGERYGARAQLLLAEGKTAEAERLLEELRSQGANSPRLTLAQARVLQLKGDLAGARQAYARAADASWKDPRFATAYGEALLDEGQYTQAVEAFSRATTANPDHLLSRVTAALARLYAGQPRESAEPTLADVRGRGRELTPTLQARAEALQAEMALAKGALDEALGAADQALRARADERFALFTRARVLAAKKSPEARAAFEAAVAARRTAPLPYVEGARALQSAGDGAGALALLDAYATTFRDVKVTPPDGKPVAALSRDDRYWLARGGVLEAAGKQDDALAAYEQALAVRGVGMARAQYAKGALLLARKDYAGAKPLLAAVAPETGAGTLPEAYAAMGDLLFAQGDFAVGCQHHYFGLVRARAQGVPRAQLASRIEAVRQRLEAAGQANMAKAWVTQTAATLQ, encoded by the coding sequence ATGGACACGGCAGGCGGCAAGGGGCGCGACGGGGGACCGCGGCGCGAGAGCCTGGGGAGCGCGCTGGCTCAGATTGGCGTGGTGGCGGCGCTGCTGGCGGGCGGGGTGACGTACGGCGTGCATCGCGGGCAGGTGCGCCAGGAGACCGAGACGCACCTGCGCATGGCGCGCGCGGCGGCGCAGCGGGACAACCCGGCGGACCTCGCGGTGGCGATGCAGCAGTTGGACGCGCTCTTCGCCCTCAACTCCGACATGCGGGACGCCCAGGCGCTCGCGGCCGATGTGCAGGCGGAGATGTGGCTGGAGCACCGGCAGCCCGGAGCGGACGCGCGGGCGCGGGCGCACCTGGAGCGCGCGGAGGCGTTGGACTCACGCTCCGGGGAGCGCTACGGCGCGCGCGCACAGCTCCTGCTCGCCGAGGGCAAGACGGCCGAGGCGGAGCGGCTGCTGGAGGAGCTTCGGTCCCAGGGGGCGAACAGTCCTCGGCTGACGCTGGCGCAGGCGCGTGTCCTCCAGCTCAAGGGCGACCTGGCGGGAGCACGACAGGCCTACGCGCGCGCGGCGGATGCCTCCTGGAAGGACCCTCGCTTCGCGACCGCGTACGGCGAGGCCCTCTTGGACGAAGGCCAGTACACCCAGGCCGTGGAGGCCTTCTCGCGCGCCACCACCGCGAACCCGGACCACCTGCTGTCGCGCGTGACGGCCGCGCTGGCCAGGCTGTACGCGGGCCAGCCCCGGGAGAGCGCTGAGCCCACGCTCGCGGACGTGCGCGGACGCGGGCGGGAGCTGACGCCCACGCTCCAGGCACGAGCCGAGGCGCTTCAAGCGGAGATGGCCTTGGCGAAGGGCGCGCTGGACGAGGCCCTGGGCGCGGCGGATCAAGCGCTCCGGGCGCGCGCCGACGAGCGCTTCGCCCTCTTCACCCGCGCCCGTGTGCTGGCCGCGAAGAAGTCACCCGAGGCTCGGGCCGCCTTCGAGGCCGCGGTGGCCGCGCGCCGCACCGCTCCCCTGCCCTACGTCGAGGGTGCGCGTGCACTCCAGTCCGCGGGGGATGGTGCCGGCGCGCTGGCGCTCCTGGACGCCTACGCGACGACGTTCCGAGATGTGAAGGTGACGCCGCCAGACGGCAAGCCCGTGGCCGCGCTGAGCCGGGATGATCGCTACTGGCTGGCGCGCGGCGGAGTGCTGGAGGCCGCGGGCAAGCAGGACGACGCGCTGGCCGCCTACGAGCAGGCGCTCGCGGTGCGTGGCGTGGGCATGGCCCGGGCGCAGTACGCGAAGGGCGCGCTGCTGCTCGCGCGCAAGGACTACGCGGGAGCCAAGCCGCTGCTGGCCGCGGTGGCGCCGGAGACGGGCGCGGGCACCTTGCCGGAGGCCTACGCGGCGATGGGGGACCTGCTCTTCGCGCAGGGCGACTTCGCGGTGGGCTGCCAGCACCACTACTTCGGGCTGGTGCGGGCGCGGGCCCAGGGTGTCCCCCGCGCCCAGCTCGCCTCTCGCATCGAGGCCGTGCGCCAGCGGCTCGAGGCCGCCGGGCAGGCCAACATGGCCAAGGCGTGGGTCACGCAGACGGCGGCGACGCTACAGTAG
- a CDS encoding FHA domain-containing protein — MPPRRPPPSSRAGTGRPDGAPAERRPKPAASGRASRPAPEEEDWSAPESEEGGSDEARPELYGEDDSQRSLTGETRVASVEVLREEASNSSEDEDDNSEATRAGPPVLVESLEGPDKGRKKRFQGVRLVVGRGKDCDFVLTDQSVSRRHLEFVYGEKGVVMRDLGSVSGTKVNDQRVDECLLKHGDEIAVGKTRLRFVDEAEQIKELRAKADSEKESAPKEKPAPAKEGARSSGAARGSDVDPNDPRFNEATNANYKLSDLMRPGAQPQGSSPGPSKSRPPARSVSRTPQGMDPKMKLFAIGGGVVVLLLVMGLVFAKKDPPPPPPPDPKIAKSTQLMQRARESVRGGEFADAVRFVEEAEKLNPGVDVDGLGKAARKQQAVAEALEQARALIAENKFEEARAKLAAAPQGTAKSDEEKTKLETELQEKEGQFLVSQADAALASRDPEAVRPLLEKLPENARPIYQQKLTDLEAELAKEATDAARQTRIRNANAADSAKRRREELVAEAFIDVERRFNGGDFQRAVLECDRVVDKNKADKDIRDRARDLKRLIPLFKTAFEDGQRKYQSGALEAAVKPLRRAAELYRQIGFSGSLVNSIDEQLASASVSAGQAALKRGDLGAASTHFREALRLNPGDSRARDGLSTLQKRVEELFLQAYIQRDRDPQAATEKFKIVIEASAEDADVKRKAEMYLGEMQPKSGE, encoded by the coding sequence ATGCCTCCTCGTCGTCCCCCACCTTCGTCTCGCGCGGGCACCGGTCGTCCGGATGGCGCGCCGGCGGAACGCAGACCCAAGCCCGCGGCCTCGGGCCGTGCCTCCCGTCCGGCGCCGGAGGAAGAGGACTGGTCCGCGCCCGAGTCGGAGGAGGGGGGCTCGGACGAGGCTCGACCCGAGCTGTACGGTGAGGATGACTCCCAGCGCTCGCTCACGGGCGAGACGCGGGTGGCCTCCGTGGAGGTGCTCCGCGAGGAGGCGTCCAACAGCTCGGAGGACGAGGACGACAACTCCGAGGCCACGCGCGCGGGGCCTCCCGTGTTGGTCGAGTCCCTGGAGGGGCCGGACAAGGGCCGCAAGAAGCGCTTCCAGGGCGTGCGGCTGGTGGTGGGGCGCGGCAAGGACTGCGACTTCGTCCTCACGGACCAGTCCGTGTCCCGGCGCCACCTGGAGTTCGTGTACGGCGAGAAGGGCGTCGTCATGCGCGACCTGGGCAGCGTCAGCGGCACCAAGGTCAATGATCAGCGCGTGGACGAGTGCCTGCTGAAGCACGGCGACGAGATCGCCGTGGGCAAGACGCGCCTGCGCTTCGTGGACGAGGCCGAGCAGATCAAGGAGCTGCGCGCCAAGGCGGACAGCGAGAAGGAGTCGGCGCCCAAGGAGAAGCCCGCTCCGGCCAAGGAGGGCGCGCGGTCCTCGGGCGCGGCGCGTGGCTCGGACGTGGATCCGAATGATCCGCGCTTCAACGAGGCGACCAACGCCAACTACAAGCTCTCGGACCTGATGCGGCCGGGCGCCCAGCCGCAGGGCAGCTCCCCGGGGCCGAGCAAGTCGCGACCGCCGGCGCGCTCCGTCAGTCGGACGCCGCAGGGGATGGATCCGAAGATGAAGCTCTTCGCTATCGGCGGCGGCGTGGTCGTGCTGCTGCTGGTGATGGGCCTCGTGTTCGCGAAGAAGGATCCGCCGCCTCCGCCGCCTCCGGATCCGAAGATCGCCAAGTCCACCCAGCTCATGCAGCGGGCCCGCGAGTCGGTTCGCGGGGGCGAGTTCGCGGACGCGGTGCGCTTCGTGGAAGAGGCCGAGAAGCTCAACCCTGGCGTGGACGTGGATGGGCTGGGCAAGGCCGCCCGCAAGCAGCAGGCGGTGGCCGAGGCGCTGGAGCAGGCGCGCGCGCTCATCGCGGAGAACAAGTTCGAGGAAGCGCGGGCGAAGCTGGCCGCGGCGCCCCAGGGCACGGCGAAGAGCGACGAAGAGAAGACCAAGCTGGAGACCGAACTCCAGGAGAAGGAAGGCCAGTTCCTCGTGTCGCAGGCGGACGCGGCGCTCGCGTCGAGGGACCCCGAGGCGGTGCGACCGCTCCTGGAGAAGCTGCCCGAGAACGCCCGGCCCATCTACCAGCAGAAGCTGACGGACCTGGAGGCGGAGCTGGCGAAGGAGGCGACGGACGCGGCCCGGCAGACGCGCATCCGCAACGCCAACGCGGCGGACTCGGCCAAGCGTCGCCGCGAGGAGCTGGTCGCCGAGGCCTTCATCGACGTGGAGCGGCGCTTCAACGGCGGTGACTTCCAGCGCGCGGTGTTGGAGTGCGACCGCGTGGTGGACAAGAACAAGGCGGACAAGGACATCCGCGATCGGGCGCGCGACCTCAAGCGCCTCATCCCGCTGTTCAAGACGGCGTTCGAGGACGGTCAGCGCAAGTACCAGTCCGGTGCGCTGGAGGCGGCGGTGAAGCCGCTGCGCCGCGCCGCCGAGCTGTACCGGCAGATTGGCTTCAGCGGCTCGCTGGTGAACTCCATCGACGAGCAACTCGCCTCGGCGTCCGTGTCCGCGGGCCAGGCGGCCTTGAAGCGCGGCGACCTGGGCGCGGCGTCCACCCACTTCCGCGAGGCGCTGCGCCTCAACCCGGGCGACTCGCGCGCGCGGGACGGGCTCAGCACGCTGCAGAAGCGGGTGGAGGAGCTGTTCCTCCAGGCGTACATCCAGCGGGACCGGGATCCGCAGGCCGCCACGGAGAAGTTCAAGATCGTCATCGAGGCATCCGCCGAGGACGCGGACGTCAAGCGCAAGGCCGAGATGTACCTGGGCGAGATGCAGCCGAAGTCGGGAGAGTGA
- a CDS encoding TIGR02266 family protein: MSEQKSGSDLRQHGRAPIELKVDYKKLNSFFADYTKNISKGGTFIKTKKPLPIGTRFLFKLTVPQREAPFELLGEVVWSKADGEEPGMGIRFIYSSESQRVDFETLVERLMSDSLGSDLTEKLLNKPLHPQHPS; encoded by the coding sequence ATGTCCGAACAGAAGAGCGGATCCGACCTGCGCCAGCACGGGCGCGCCCCAATCGAGCTCAAGGTCGATTACAAGAAACTCAACTCCTTCTTCGCTGACTACACGAAGAACATCAGCAAGGGGGGGACGTTCATCAAGACGAAGAAGCCGCTGCCCATCGGCACGCGCTTCCTCTTCAAGCTGACGGTGCCCCAGCGCGAGGCCCCCTTCGAGCTGCTCGGCGAGGTCGTCTGGTCCAAGGCCGACGGCGAGGAGCCGGGCATGGGCATCCGGTTCATCTACAGCAGCGAATCCCAGCGCGTGGACTTCGAGACGCTCGTGGAGCGCCTGATGTCGGACAGCCTGGGCTCCGACCTGACCGAGAAGCTGCTCAACAAGCCCCTGCACCCCCAGCACCCGTCATGA
- a CDS encoding TldD/PmbA family protein, which yields MPRASAPPRRARPSQLAPLATRQPAPTPLLPSGLLERLLAEAMARGGDFAEVYVERTSTTAVVLEESRIRSAQVGLVQGVGVRVIAGAKVGYAYSDDWDEPALVRAAQTAAMIAQGGGAERSFPVHRAPVPSHYRVATPLEDVAVSLKTKLLMRADRAARGFDSRIQQVNATYVDQTRRISVANTTGHYSEDTQDLCRLAVHVVALGKGNERRTGMYGGGGRVPFTHWDLHPPEEVAREAARQAIATLGAVDCAAGPQTVVLAPGWSGILLHEAVGHGLEADFIRKGTSLFAGKLGEKVASELVTVIDDGTVASARGSINIDDEGTPAERKVLIEKGVLKGYLYDSLNAKLMGQRSTGSGRRETFKSMPLPRMTNTFLAPGDHAPEDILGEVKRGLYCATFGGGQVDISNGNFVFEVSEAYQIEDGKLGRPVKNAILVGVGPEALKNVTRVGCDPRPDPGMGVCVKDGQMLPVGVGLPTVRIDNVTVGGTRVG from the coding sequence ATGCCCCGAGCATCAGCCCCGCCAAGGCGGGCCCGTCCCTCGCAGCTCGCCCCGCTGGCGACACGGCAGCCCGCGCCCACCCCGCTGCTGCCGTCGGGGTTGCTCGAACGCCTCCTGGCCGAGGCCATGGCGCGCGGCGGGGACTTCGCCGAGGTGTACGTCGAGCGGACCTCCACCACCGCGGTCGTCCTGGAGGAATCCCGCATCCGGAGCGCCCAGGTGGGACTGGTGCAGGGCGTGGGCGTCCGCGTCATCGCCGGAGCGAAGGTGGGCTATGCCTACTCGGACGACTGGGACGAGCCCGCGCTGGTGCGCGCCGCCCAGACGGCCGCGATGATTGCCCAGGGCGGTGGCGCCGAGCGCTCGTTCCCAGTGCACCGCGCGCCAGTGCCCAGCCACTATCGGGTGGCCACGCCGCTGGAGGACGTGGCGGTCTCGCTCAAGACGAAGCTGCTGATGCGCGCGGACCGGGCGGCGCGTGGCTTCGACTCGCGCATCCAGCAGGTGAACGCCACCTACGTGGACCAGACGCGGCGCATCTCCGTGGCGAACACGACCGGGCACTACAGCGAGGACACGCAGGACCTGTGCCGGCTCGCGGTGCATGTGGTGGCGCTGGGCAAGGGGAACGAGCGGCGCACGGGCATGTACGGCGGCGGCGGTCGGGTGCCCTTCACGCACTGGGACCTGCACCCGCCCGAGGAAGTCGCCAGAGAGGCGGCACGGCAGGCCATCGCCACGCTGGGCGCGGTGGACTGCGCGGCGGGCCCTCAGACGGTGGTGCTCGCGCCGGGCTGGAGCGGCATCCTCTTGCACGAGGCGGTGGGCCACGGCCTGGAGGCGGACTTCATCCGCAAGGGCACGTCCCTCTTCGCCGGGAAGCTGGGCGAGAAAGTCGCCTCGGAGCTCGTGACGGTCATCGATGACGGCACGGTGGCGAGCGCCCGCGGTTCCATCAACATCGACGACGAGGGCACTCCCGCCGAGCGCAAGGTCCTCATCGAGAAGGGCGTCCTGAAGGGCTACCTCTACGACTCGCTCAACGCGAAGCTGATGGGCCAGCGCTCCACGGGCAGCGGCCGCCGCGAGACGTTCAAGAGCATGCCCCTGCCCCGCATGACGAACACGTTCCTGGCGCCCGGAGACCACGCGCCCGAGGACATCCTCGGCGAGGTGAAGCGCGGGCTGTACTGCGCCACCTTCGGCGGAGGCCAGGTGGACATCAGCAACGGCAACTTCGTCTTCGAGGTGAGCGAGGCCTACCAGATCGAGGACGGCAAGCTGGGCCGCCCGGTGAAGAACGCCATCCTCGTGGGCGTGGGGCCCGAGGCGCTCAAGAACGTCACGCGCGTGGGGTGCGATCCGCGCCCGGATCCAGGCATGGGCGTGTGCGTGAAGGATGGGCAGATGCTGCCGGTGGGCGTGGGGCTGCCCACGGTGCGAATCGACAACGTGACGGTGGGCGGCACGCGGGTCGGCTGA
- a CDS encoding homoserine kinase — MAVYTTLSAEAFAQVAEAFELGAVRTVTPIPQGSINTNHRLDTAQGRYFVRHTTVRTEADLRFEAALLTHLSQFHFPSPVLLSTRTGANFLPLEGGRVSVFRWLVGEELRREQLTAEHVEQLGQELGKLHRATQSFSASRDNPYGPSQVSGWLEGLRQRPEPELAEAARELTSLLARAESERQGLEPLGVIHADLFLDNVKWLGERVGAFFDFEMACREAYTLDVAITLNAWCFDGAYQPELCRALVRGYQDARPLSEVERASLYGHALFGAVRFTASRIRDYHLSPLPPDKLTPKDYRTYLSRARALATLGPAGLRDLVGA; from the coding sequence ATGGCGGTGTACACGACACTCTCGGCCGAGGCGTTCGCGCAGGTGGCCGAGGCGTTCGAGCTGGGTGCGGTGCGGACGGTGACTCCCATCCCGCAAGGCTCCATCAACACGAACCATCGCCTGGACACGGCGCAAGGCCGCTACTTCGTCCGTCACACGACGGTGCGCACGGAGGCGGACCTGCGCTTCGAGGCCGCGCTGCTGACGCACTTGTCCCAGTTCCACTTCCCCTCGCCGGTGCTGCTGTCCACGCGCACGGGCGCGAACTTCCTGCCGCTGGAAGGCGGGCGCGTGAGCGTCTTCCGCTGGCTGGTGGGTGAGGAGCTGCGGCGCGAGCAGCTCACCGCCGAGCACGTGGAGCAGCTAGGCCAGGAACTGGGCAAGCTGCACCGGGCCACCCAGTCCTTCAGCGCCTCGCGCGACAATCCCTACGGCCCGAGTCAGGTGAGCGGGTGGCTGGAAGGGCTGCGCCAGCGCCCCGAGCCGGAGCTGGCGGAGGCCGCGCGAGAGCTGACCTCACTGCTCGCGCGAGCCGAGTCCGAGCGCCAGGGCTTGGAGCCCCTGGGCGTCATCCACGCGGACCTCTTCCTGGACAACGTGAAGTGGCTCGGGGAGCGGGTGGGGGCGTTCTTCGACTTCGAGATGGCCTGCCGGGAGGCGTACACGCTCGACGTGGCCATCACGCTCAACGCGTGGTGCTTTGACGGGGCCTATCAACCCGAGCTGTGCCGCGCGCTGGTGCGGGGCTACCAGGACGCGCGCCCGCTGTCCGAGGTCGAGCGCGCCAGCCTCTACGGCCACGCGCTCTTCGGCGCCGTGCGCTTCACGGCCAGCCGCATCCGGGACTACCACCTGTCCCCGCTGCCGCCGGACAAGCTGACGCCCAAGGACTACCGCACCTACTTGTCCCGGGCGCGTGCGCTGGCGACCCTCGGCCCCGCGGGTCTTCGCGACCTCGTCGGGGCCTGA
- a CDS encoding cyclic nucleotide-binding domain-containing protein, protein MSESSLRELGVDLIEERQFERALAVFAEAVRRVPADHRSRMLAARCLAELGERERAVTAYHACAEGLLRRDYLLSAIAACKLGLELSPSERRLKDTLVRVHSRAARSAPGRAAVPPPLPPEVLYDGKVDTDLMGLMGEELSSRAIEVLAAPDPGGAADPHGRPPLPLFADLGRDAFIDLVARMGWRVVKPDEVIIHEGEPNDHLHVIVAGKSEVTRRVEGEARTLGFLGGGSIFGEISLLTGAPPTATVTAVSDAEVFEIRREHLNVVAKSHPDVPQVLADFAQQRMARNLMATSPMFQQLPESERGAMLQRFTFRALQAREKVLVEGEHSPGLFLVLAGELVVQKEDPAGGVVTLGVLREGDVAGEISLLTGLRATATVVATRKTAAASLDRGAFHELVKAFPHIRTYLEQLSDRRLKQIGEALRPAEIIDADELVMEPDTEAGAA, encoded by the coding sequence ATGAGTGAGTCGTCGCTGCGTGAACTCGGGGTGGACCTCATCGAGGAGCGCCAGTTCGAGCGGGCCCTCGCGGTGTTCGCCGAGGCGGTGCGCCGTGTGCCGGCGGACCATCGCTCGCGAATGCTGGCGGCGCGGTGCCTGGCCGAGCTGGGCGAGCGAGAGCGCGCCGTCACCGCGTACCACGCGTGCGCGGAGGGACTCCTGCGCCGCGACTACCTGCTCAGCGCCATCGCGGCCTGCAAGCTGGGGCTGGAGCTGTCTCCGTCCGAGCGGCGGCTGAAGGACACACTGGTGCGCGTCCACTCGCGCGCGGCACGCAGCGCCCCGGGCCGCGCGGCCGTGCCTCCGCCGCTGCCTCCCGAGGTGCTCTACGACGGCAAGGTGGACACGGACCTCATGGGCCTGATGGGCGAGGAGCTGTCCTCGCGCGCCATCGAGGTGCTCGCCGCGCCGGATCCGGGCGGCGCCGCGGATCCGCACGGCCGTCCGCCGCTGCCGCTGTTCGCGGACCTGGGCCGCGACGCGTTCATCGACCTGGTGGCCCGCATGGGCTGGCGCGTGGTCAAGCCGGACGAGGTCATCATCCACGAGGGTGAGCCGAACGACCACCTGCACGTCATCGTCGCTGGCAAGTCAGAGGTGACGCGTCGGGTGGAGGGCGAGGCGCGCACCCTGGGCTTCCTGGGCGGCGGCTCCATCTTCGGAGAGATCTCCCTGCTCACCGGCGCGCCACCCACAGCCACGGTCACCGCGGTGTCCGATGCGGAAGTCTTCGAGATCCGCCGTGAGCACCTCAACGTGGTGGCCAAGAGCCACCCGGACGTGCCGCAGGTGCTGGCGGACTTCGCGCAGCAGCGCATGGCCCGCAACCTGATGGCCACCTCGCCCATGTTCCAGCAGCTCCCCGAGTCGGAGCGCGGCGCGATGCTCCAGCGCTTCACCTTCCGGGCCCTCCAGGCGCGCGAGAAGGTGCTCGTGGAGGGTGAGCACTCGCCGGGCCTGTTCCTGGTGCTCGCCGGCGAGCTGGTGGTGCAGAAGGAGGACCCCGCTGGCGGCGTGGTGACGCTGGGCGTGCTGCGCGAGGGCGACGTGGCGGGGGAGATCTCCCTGCTCACGGGCCTGCGTGCCACGGCCACGGTGGTGGCCACGCGCAAGACGGCGGCGGCCTCGCTGGACCGCGGCGCCTTCCACGAACTGGTGAAGGCCTTCCCGCACATCCGCACGTACCTGGAGCAGCTCTCGGATCGCCGACTGAAGCAGATTGGCGAGGCGCTGCGGCCCGCGGAGATCATCGACGCGGACGAGCTGGTGATGGAGCCGGACACCGAGGCGGGAGCGGCGTGA